The proteins below are encoded in one region of Pantoea sp. At-9b:
- a CDS encoding FUSC family protein, translating to MNTSIPAAVRQRLPFAVRAGLCCGLPVVLGFYAGHIQSGLLATIGAFTALYGDGLPVGRRARLLAIIAVTLAVIVTLGILVAPYPWLGVVTVTCIASLATLICNRQQLGPPGAYMFALACASGTGMAASSVDPWQSGLWVLCGGAISWLAHMLGCLFERTAAKPRTVADRVIKEHARRTAARVAFGTLVAGTIGVILGLEHAYWGMAAVVVVLNQPDGLPGTTRRAFNRLLGTLVGLVLAWSILTLNPQGLWIALTVGMLQFAIEIGVVLQYAAATVFITANALTIAAGGRDFSAVSSLFAARALDTLIGVVVAIVVFRLSMSPGADSAS from the coding sequence ATGAATACATCAATCCCAGCTGCCGTGCGGCAACGTCTGCCGTTTGCGGTGCGCGCGGGTCTGTGCTGCGGTTTACCAGTGGTGCTGGGTTTCTATGCCGGGCATATACAGTCGGGTCTGCTGGCAACCATTGGGGCGTTTACGGCGTTGTACGGTGATGGTCTGCCCGTTGGCAGACGTGCGCGTTTGCTGGCCATCATCGCGGTGACATTGGCGGTGATCGTCACCCTCGGCATTCTCGTCGCGCCTTATCCGTGGCTTGGCGTGGTGACCGTGACCTGCATCGCCTCGCTTGCCACCTTGATCTGTAACAGACAGCAGCTGGGACCGCCCGGAGCGTATATGTTTGCGTTGGCCTGTGCCAGCGGCACCGGGATGGCGGCCAGCAGCGTTGATCCCTGGCAAAGTGGGTTATGGGTGTTGTGCGGTGGCGCGATCTCGTGGCTGGCGCATATGCTGGGATGCCTGTTTGAACGGACCGCCGCCAAACCTCGCACGGTAGCGGATCGGGTGATCAAAGAGCACGCCAGACGCACCGCTGCACGGGTGGCGTTTGGCACGCTGGTGGCCGGAACGATCGGGGTCATCCTTGGACTGGAACATGCGTATTGGGGGATGGCGGCCGTGGTGGTGGTACTTAACCAGCCGGACGGTTTGCCGGGCACGACACGACGTGCCTTTAATCGGCTGTTGGGCACGCTGGTTGGACTGGTGCTGGCGTGGAGCATTCTGACGCTCAATCCGCAAGGATTATGGATCGCCTTGACGGTCGGGATGCTGCAGTTTGCCATTGAGATCGGGGTGGTGCTGCAATACGCCGCTGCCACCGTGTTTATCACCGCCAATGCCTTGACGATTGCTGCCGGAGGTCGGGATTTTAGCGCGGTGAGTTCCCTGTTCGCGGCCAGAGCACTGGACACGCTGATTGGCGTGGTGGTGGCGATTGTGGTGTTTAGATTAAGCATGTCACCTGGCGCTGACAGCGCATCATAA
- a CDS encoding glycoside-pentoside-hexuronide (GPH):cation symporter produces the protein MQTSLTIKEKISYGLGDMASHIAIDNVIIFLTFYYTDVVGLPAIFVGTLFLLARVADAVIDPAMGMVADRTRSRWGRFRPWLLMLAVPFGVSCMLIYAVPESLSLTGKMIYAAATYSLMMLMYTAINIPYCSMGAIITADDTQRISLQSWRFFLATLGGAMSTFLMIPLATWLGGGNKLEGYFAAMSIMATLATLMFFICFLNTRERVNAPASHGHFLADLRDLLCNDQWRIVALLVFCNISFGVVRLGAMMYYVTYFLGNASLFMWLLAAHIVGKSVGSVLAKLLTLHLSKITAFTLSAIVTGVLSISIVFLPGNLVLLVGMTFIVSSFYQVTTTLMWVMMSDVVDYGEYRQGKRLDGTVFSTLLAVLKMGMAISGAIVGWTLGLSGYVAQAAHQQPAAMMAIVALFSVIPGVLALLSALAMRGYKLNDATMRTINQNKLAAQPATTGPTVLQPQELS, from the coding sequence ATGCAAACAAGCTTAACGATAAAAGAAAAAATCAGTTACGGACTGGGCGATATGGCCAGTCATATCGCCATCGATAACGTGATTATTTTTCTCACGTTTTATTACACCGATGTCGTGGGGCTACCGGCGATATTTGTCGGAACGCTCTTTTTGCTGGCGCGCGTCGCCGATGCGGTGATCGACCCGGCAATGGGCATGGTGGCAGATCGCACGCGTTCGCGCTGGGGGCGTTTTCGTCCGTGGCTGCTGATGCTGGCCGTGCCGTTTGGCGTGAGCTGCATGTTGATTTATGCCGTCCCGGAAAGCCTGTCGCTGACCGGAAAAATGATCTATGCGGCAGCCACCTACAGCCTGATGATGCTGATGTACACCGCCATCAATATTCCCTACTGCTCAATGGGCGCAATTATCACCGCCGATGATACCCAGCGTATCTCGTTGCAGTCGTGGCGCTTCTTTCTTGCAACGCTGGGAGGGGCGATGTCCACCTTCCTGATGATACCGCTGGCGACCTGGCTCGGGGGTGGTAACAAGCTGGAAGGGTATTTCGCCGCCATGTCGATTATGGCGACGCTGGCGACCCTGATGTTTTTTATCTGCTTCCTCAATACGCGCGAACGTGTGAATGCCCCTGCCAGCCACGGCCACTTTCTGGCCGATCTGCGTGATTTGTTATGTAACGATCAGTGGCGCATCGTGGCGCTATTGGTGTTCTGCAACATCTCATTTGGGGTGGTACGACTGGGTGCCATGATGTACTACGTCACCTATTTCCTTGGCAATGCCAGCCTGTTTATGTGGCTGTTGGCCGCGCATATCGTCGGCAAAAGCGTGGGCAGTGTGCTGGCGAAATTGCTGACGCTTCACTTAAGCAAAATCACCGCTTTCACTCTCAGCGCTATCGTTACCGGCGTGTTGAGTATCAGCATCGTGTTTCTCCCCGGTAACCTCGTGTTGCTGGTGGGGATGACCTTTATCGTCTCCAGTTTCTATCAGGTCACCACCACGCTGATGTGGGTGATGATGTCGGACGTGGTCGATTACGGTGAATATCGCCAGGGCAAACGCCTCGATGGCACCGTGTTCTCCACGCTGCTGGCCGTGTTGAAAATGGGTATGGCGATCAGTGGTGCCATTGTCGGCTGGACCCTCGGTCTGAGCGGCTATGTTGCCCAGGCGGCACACCAGCAGCCCGCCGCCATGATGGCTATCGTTGCGCTGTTTTCGGTGATCCCCGGCGTGCTGGCGCTGCTCAGTGCGCTGGCGATGCGTGGTTACAAACTTAACGACGCCACCATGCGTACCATCAATCAAAACAAACTGGCGGCACAGCCTGCCACCACTGGCCCCACCGTATTACAACCACAGGAGTTGTCATGA
- a CDS encoding TIM-barrel domain-containing protein, with the protein MSELRAESQRIVWTFDRQTLVIEPWGANSLRVRATCQTALIDSDWALLPPTPCEVDIQREPELLRIRNGNITATLNMRGQLAFYNQHGELLLEEFWRQRSTVGIGATEKSQDKYISALKLDARTFRPIPGGKYQLSVRFEARREEKIYGMGQYQQDCLDLKGCTLELAQRNSQASVPFMVSSLGYGLLWHNPAIGEVTFGKNGTRWQAEVTDQMDYWITAGDTPAEIVRQYGRATGTAPMMPAFATGFWQCKLRYRTQQEVLEVAREYRRRQLPLSVIVIDFFHWPNQGTWCFDARDWPDPKAMVEELKAMGIETMVSVWPTVDSRSDNYRLMKSKGLLVNSERGVSVNLDFMGNTTFFDATHPAAREFVWQEVKRNYYDHGIRTFWLDEAEPEYRAYDFDNYRYHLGPVQEVGNIYPQLFARGFYEGLQQQGESDIVNLVRCAWAGSQRYGVLAWSGDVHSSFHALRNQFTAGLNMAMAGIPWWTTDIGGFQGGNIHDPAFHELLIRWFQWAVFCPVMRLHGYREPQIEPTEAWRDGIAQCNSGSPNEVWSYGEENFALMKSCLLQRERLRPYIDGLMREAHELGDPVMRPLFYHYPEQTESWQVEDQYLLGRDLLVAPVLHAGQREREVWLPAGDQWLARNGECYQGGQRLVVAAPLSAIPVFSRVGGSAEVLDS; encoded by the coding sequence ATGAGCGAATTACGCGCCGAATCCCAGCGTATCGTCTGGACCTTTGACCGTCAGACCCTGGTTATCGAACCCTGGGGGGCGAACAGCCTGCGGGTGCGCGCCACCTGCCAGACGGCACTGATTGACAGCGATTGGGCGCTGTTACCGCCAACGCCTTGTGAAGTCGATATCCAACGTGAGCCTGAACTGCTGCGCATACGCAACGGCAACATCACCGCGACGCTGAATATGCGTGGACAACTGGCCTTCTACAACCAACACGGTGAATTGTTGCTTGAGGAGTTCTGGCGGCAACGCAGCACAGTCGGTATTGGTGCCACAGAAAAGAGCCAGGATAAGTACATCAGCGCGCTGAAACTGGATGCCCGCACCTTTCGCCCGATTCCCGGCGGGAAATATCAGCTCAGCGTGCGTTTTGAAGCGCGACGCGAAGAGAAAATTTATGGCATGGGGCAATACCAGCAGGATTGCCTCGATTTGAAAGGCTGTACGCTGGAACTGGCGCAGCGAAATTCGCAAGCCAGCGTGCCGTTTATGGTGTCCAGTCTCGGTTACGGTCTGCTGTGGCACAACCCGGCAATCGGTGAAGTGACCTTCGGTAAGAACGGCACGCGCTGGCAGGCCGAGGTCACCGACCAGATGGATTACTGGATCACTGCGGGCGACACCCCGGCGGAGATCGTGCGCCAGTATGGCCGCGCCACCGGCACTGCGCCGATGATGCCTGCCTTCGCCACCGGTTTTTGGCAATGCAAACTGCGCTATCGTACCCAGCAGGAGGTGCTGGAAGTGGCACGCGAGTATCGCCGTCGGCAATTGCCTCTCTCGGTGATTGTCATCGACTTTTTCCACTGGCCGAATCAGGGAACCTGGTGCTTTGATGCCCGTGACTGGCCCGATCCCAAAGCCATGGTCGAGGAACTGAAAGCGATGGGGATTGAAACCATGGTCTCGGTCTGGCCGACCGTGGATAGCCGCAGCGATAACTATCGGCTGATGAAATCCAAAGGGTTGCTGGTCAACAGCGAGCGCGGCGTCTCGGTCAATCTGGACTTTATGGGCAACACCACCTTCTTTGATGCCACCCATCCTGCGGCACGCGAGTTTGTCTGGCAGGAGGTGAAGCGCAATTATTATGACCACGGCATTCGCACCTTCTGGCTGGATGAAGCCGAGCCGGAGTATCGCGCCTACGATTTTGATAACTACCGCTATCATCTTGGCCCGGTGCAGGAAGTGGGTAACATTTATCCACAACTGTTTGCCCGTGGCTTTTATGAAGGGCTGCAACAACAGGGCGAAAGCGACATCGTCAATCTGGTGCGATGCGCCTGGGCGGGCAGCCAGCGTTACGGCGTGCTGGCCTGGTCGGGCGATGTGCACTCCTCCTTCCACGCGCTGCGCAACCAGTTCACCGCCGGGCTGAATATGGCGATGGCCGGGATTCCGTGGTGGACCACCGATATCGGTGGTTTCCAGGGTGGCAACATCCATGATCCGGCGTTTCATGAATTGCTGATCCGCTGGTTCCAGTGGGCGGTGTTCTGCCCGGTGATGCGATTACATGGCTACCGGGAACCGCAGATTGAGCCGACAGAAGCCTGGCGCGATGGTATTGCGCAATGCAATAGCGGCTCGCCCAATGAAGTGTGGAGCTATGGCGAGGAGAATTTTGCCTTGATGAAAAGTTGCCTGCTGCAACGTGAACGGCTGCGTCCCTACATTGACGGGCTGATGCGCGAGGCACATGAGCTGGGCGATCCGGTGATGCGACCGCTGTTTTATCACTACCCCGAGCAAACTGAAAGCTGGCAGGTGGAAGATCAGTATCTGCTGGGGCGCGACCTGTTGGTCGCCCCGGTACTGCACGCCGGTCAGCGTGAACGGGAGGTGTGGTTACCGGCGGGTGATCAGTGGCTGGCACGTAATGGCGAGTGCTACCAGGGCGGACAACGCCTCGTTGTCGCGGCCCCGCTGAGTGCCATTCCGGTGTTCAGCCGTGTCGGCGGCAGTGCCGAGGTGCTCGACAGTTAA
- a CDS encoding LuxR family transcriptional regulator: protein MKKGFFSNHDKNEYIKKYLDNRLGKYSDLNYIYLVMNKNNMDDMIFISDFPDEISDNYLNNKYQYVDPVIINALSRFTHFSWDENLKINSMWTVKRIFEKIKSHNIIRGHAFVLHENNNNLAMLLFYIDKFLTSDIDDVFNKNRDELQGVLIDTHEMLLSVYSEGEEVKEDVFSARESEILYWCSKGYTYSQVAEMLNITVSTIKFHMGKVVKKMGVKNAKHAISLGIELKMISLPGKNKGLS, encoded by the coding sequence ATGAAAAAAGGTTTTTTTTCAAATCATGATAAAAATGAATACATAAAGAAATACTTGGATAATCGGTTGGGGAAATACTCTGATCTGAATTATATCTATTTGGTAATGAATAAAAATAACATGGATGACATGATATTTATAAGCGATTTTCCAGATGAAATATCTGATAACTATCTAAATAATAAATATCAATATGTAGATCCTGTGATTATAAATGCCCTAAGTAGATTTACGCATTTCTCCTGGGATGAAAATTTAAAAATAAACTCCATGTGGACAGTGAAAAGGATATTCGAAAAAATAAAAAGCCATAACATTATACGAGGACACGCTTTTGTACTTCATGAGAATAACAATAATCTGGCAATGTTATTATTTTACATAGATAAGTTTTTAACATCTGATATTGATGATGTTTTCAATAAAAATAGAGATGAGTTACAGGGGGTGTTAATTGACACGCACGAAATGTTGCTCAGTGTATATAGCGAAGGTGAAGAAGTTAAGGAAGATGTATTTTCTGCCCGTGAGTCTGAAATACTTTACTGGTGTAGCAAAGGATATACTTATTCTCAAGTGGCGGAGATGCTGAACATTACTGTTAGCACGATAAAATTCCATATGGGAAAAGTTGTTAAAAAAATGGGTGTAAAAAATGCAAAACATGCCATTAGTCTAGGCATTGAACTAAAAATGATCTCGTTGCCTGGCAAGAATAAAGGTTTATCTTAG
- a CDS encoding NAD(P)-dependent oxidoreductase: MINIAIIGCGEAGGIYAQDLVSQGARVRVWDKKFLTREGDALQARIAQAGVQPAANLAQALDGATLILSLVTAGNALSVAEQLAPLLGPNQTLLDFNSVAPETKRAAARVVAHGVGHYLDVAVMAPVPPKRLGTPLLLGGEQAERVAAQLCGLGCQARAASSEIGAVSAIKMCRSVMIKGLEALTTECLGAAQRYGVEDAVLESLHASFPSLGWQAELPDYLISRVAEHGVRRAEEMQEVVKTLQDVGLDGTLSQAIHHVQADLPAQLRLHQLRYQDVLPFRWRAVLATLAKKP; this comes from the coding sequence ATGATTAACATTGCGATTATCGGCTGCGGTGAAGCCGGAGGGATTTACGCGCAGGATCTGGTCAGCCAAGGTGCACGGGTGAGGGTGTGGGATAAAAAGTTTCTTACCCGCGAGGGCGATGCGTTACAGGCGCGGATAGCACAGGCGGGCGTCCAGCCCGCCGCCAACCTTGCACAGGCACTGGACGGGGCGACGTTGATACTGTCGCTGGTCACAGCGGGTAATGCGTTGTCGGTGGCGGAACAGCTAGCCCCGCTGTTAGGCCCGAACCAGACCTTGCTGGATTTCAATTCAGTGGCCCCGGAGACCAAACGCGCGGCGGCACGTGTGGTGGCACACGGGGTCGGACATTATCTCGATGTGGCGGTAATGGCTCCGGTGCCACCAAAACGGTTGGGAACGCCGTTGTTACTCGGCGGTGAGCAGGCTGAACGGGTTGCCGCACAACTGTGCGGATTGGGATGCCAGGCGCGTGCCGCCAGCAGCGAAATTGGTGCCGTCTCCGCCATCAAAATGTGTCGCAGCGTCATGATTAAAGGGCTGGAGGCGCTCACCACCGAGTGTCTGGGGGCGGCGCAGCGTTATGGGGTGGAAGACGCGGTGCTGGAATCGTTGCATGCCAGTTTCCCGTCGTTGGGATGGCAGGCCGAACTGCCCGATTATCTGATCAGCCGGGTGGCGGAACACGGCGTGCGTCGTGCTGAAGAGATGCAGGAAGTGGTGAAGACGCTGCAGGATGTCGGGCTGGATGGCACGCTCAGCCAGGCCATCCACCATGTGCAGGCGGATTTACCGGCCCAGCTACGCCTCCATCAGCTGCGTTACCAGGATGTGCTGCCGTTTCGCTGGCGTGCCGTGCTGGCGACGCTGGCAAAAAAACCGTAA
- a CDS encoding 4-oxalomesaconate tautomerase: MKQTLIPCVLMRGGTSKAACFLAQDLPVDPALRDRVLLAVMGSPDARQIDGIGGADPLTSKVAIIAPSNRADADVDYLFAQVNVDKALVDYGQNCGNILAAVAPFAIEKGLVAIQGAVTRVRIFMVNTGQIAEAQLPTPDGAVEYEGDVRIDGVPGYAAQQVLNFADIAGSSCGALLPTGQAQDRFAGVAVTCIDNGMPVVVVRAADLGRSGRESREQLDNDEELKARLEAIRLLAGPRMNLGDVAQRTVPKMTLIAEPTQGGTLSTRTFIPHRCHASIGVLGAVSVATACLIPGSVTEGIARVDAGAEQRLVVEHPSGEFSVMLQRDPAGNVIQSGLVRTARLLFIGAVAVPGSLWRGNGHD; the protein is encoded by the coding sequence ATGAAACAGACGCTGATCCCCTGTGTGTTAATGCGTGGCGGCACCTCTAAAGCGGCCTGCTTTCTGGCGCAGGATCTACCCGTTGATCCGGCGCTGCGCGATCGGGTGTTGCTGGCGGTGATGGGCTCACCCGATGCCCGCCAGATTGATGGTATTGGCGGTGCCGATCCGCTGACCAGTAAGGTGGCGATCATTGCGCCTTCCAACCGGGCGGATGCCGATGTGGATTACCTGTTTGCTCAGGTGAATGTCGACAAAGCGCTGGTCGATTATGGGCAGAATTGCGGCAACATTCTGGCGGCGGTTGCCCCTTTTGCCATCGAAAAAGGGTTGGTGGCGATTCAGGGGGCGGTGACGCGGGTACGCATTTTTATGGTGAATACCGGGCAGATTGCCGAGGCGCAGTTGCCGACGCCAGACGGTGCGGTGGAGTATGAGGGCGATGTGCGCATTGACGGTGTGCCAGGTTACGCGGCGCAACAGGTGTTGAATTTTGCTGATATCGCCGGTTCCAGTTGTGGCGCATTGCTGCCCACCGGCCAGGCACAGGACCGTTTTGCTGGCGTAGCGGTAACCTGCATCGATAACGGGATGCCGGTGGTGGTGGTGCGCGCGGCCGACCTCGGACGTAGCGGGCGTGAGAGCCGGGAACAACTGGATAATGATGAAGAACTCAAAGCGCGGCTGGAAGCGATCCGCTTGCTGGCCGGACCGCGCATGAATCTGGGCGATGTAGCCCAGCGCACCGTGCCAAAGATGACGTTGATTGCTGAGCCGACCCAGGGCGGCACCCTCTCCACGCGCACCTTTATCCCCCATCGCTGCCATGCCTCAATCGGGGTGCTGGGCGCGGTCAGTGTCGCCACCGCCTGCCTGATCCCCGGTTCAGTCACCGAAGGAATCGCCCGGGTGGATGCGGGGGCTGAACAACGGCTGGTGGTGGAACATCCGAGCGGCGAGTTCAGCGTGATGTTGCAGCGTGATCCGGCGGGCAACGTGATCCAGAGCGGGTTGGTTCGCACGGCGCGACTGCTGTTTATCGGCGCCGTGGCGGTACCCGGTTCGCTGTGGCGAGGAAACGGCCATGATTAA
- a CDS encoding 4-carboxy-4-hydroxy-2-oxoadipate aldolase/oxaloacetate decarboxylase yields MSHVNQKGVVVRHIERADAALIAQFARFGVATVHEAQQRQGLLDARIRPVQQGTTIAGSAVTVLVSPGDNWMFHVAVEQCQPGDVLLVAPTSDCHDGFFGDLLATSLQARGVVALVGDIGIRDSQTLREMSFPVWSRAVYAQGTVKETLGSVNVPVICAGQLINPGDLVVADDDGVVIVPRTEVRTVAQAAAQRVELEESKRQRLAAGELGLDIYQMRQKLAAKGLRYVDSLAELKNS; encoded by the coding sequence ATGAGCCATGTCAATCAGAAAGGGGTGGTGGTGCGGCACATCGAGCGTGCCGATGCGGCGTTGATCGCGCAGTTCGCCCGCTTCGGCGTGGCGACGGTGCATGAAGCGCAGCAGCGTCAGGGATTACTGGATGCGCGCATTCGTCCGGTGCAGCAGGGTACGACGATTGCTGGCAGCGCGGTGACGGTGCTGGTGTCGCCGGGCGATAACTGGATGTTCCACGTGGCAGTCGAGCAGTGTCAGCCCGGTGATGTTCTGCTGGTGGCACCCACGTCGGATTGTCATGACGGCTTCTTTGGCGATCTGCTGGCGACCTCGTTGCAGGCACGCGGCGTGGTGGCCCTGGTGGGCGATATCGGAATCCGCGACAGCCAAACCTTGCGTGAAATGTCGTTCCCGGTTTGGTCGCGCGCGGTTTACGCCCAGGGTACGGTCAAAGAGACGCTGGGTTCGGTGAATGTCCCGGTGATCTGTGCCGGTCAGTTAATCAATCCTGGCGATCTGGTGGTGGCGGATGACGATGGCGTGGTGATTGTGCCGCGTACTGAGGTGCGGACAGTGGCGCAGGCGGCGGCACAGCGTGTCGAGCTGGAAGAGAGCAAACGCCAGCGACTGGCCGCCGGTGAACTGGGGCTGGATATTTATCAGATGCGGCAGAAGCTGGCAGCGAAAGGGCTGCGCTATGTCGATTCTCTGGCAGAACTGAAGAATAGCTAA
- the galB gene encoding 4-oxalmesaconate hydratase, with amino-acid sequence MENTAKKSALVVSAHSADFVWRAGGAIALHAERGYDVHVVCLSFGERGESAKLWRKGNMTEEIVKANRRSEAQSAAEILGASIEFFDLGDYPLRADKETLFRLADVFRKVQPHFVLTHSIADPYNYDHPLAANLTQEARIIAQAEGYRPGEPIIGAPPVYCFEPHQPEQCQWKPDVLLDITSVWEKKYAAIQCMAGQEHLWEYYTRVALQRGVQAKRNVGIATSRLLSHGEGYQSLFPRVTEDLS; translated from the coding sequence ATGGAAAACACCGCTAAAAAAAGTGCCCTGGTCGTGAGTGCTCATTCCGCCGATTTCGTCTGGCGGGCGGGTGGTGCGATCGCCTTACATGCTGAACGTGGCTATGACGTCCACGTGGTGTGCCTCTCCTTTGGCGAGCGTGGCGAATCTGCCAAGCTGTGGCGCAAAGGCAATATGACCGAGGAGATCGTCAAAGCCAACCGTCGCAGCGAGGCACAGTCAGCCGCTGAGATCCTCGGTGCTTCAATTGAGTTTTTTGACCTTGGTGATTACCCGCTGCGTGCCGACAAAGAAACCCTTTTCCGCCTCGCTGATGTCTTCCGCAAGGTGCAGCCGCACTTTGTGCTCACCCATTCGATTGCCGATCCCTACAACTATGATCACCCACTGGCCGCCAACCTCACTCAGGAAGCGCGCATCATCGCCCAGGCTGAGGGTTACCGTCCGGGTGAACCGATCATTGGTGCTCCGCCGGTGTACTGCTTTGAACCGCATCAGCCGGAACAATGCCAGTGGAAACCTGATGTACTGCTGGATATCACCTCGGTGTGGGAAAAGAAATACGCCGCCATTCAGTGCATGGCCGGGCAAGAGCATCTGTGGGAGTACTACACCCGCGTGGCGTTGCAACGTGGTGTGCAGGCGAAACGCAATGTGGGTATCGCCACCTCCCGGCTACTCAGCCACGGTGAAGGTTATCAAAGCCTGTTCCCCCGGGTGACGGAGGATCTGTCATGA
- a CDS encoding LysR family transcriptional regulator encodes MQEDNDIKIMQLRAFCMIAERGTVSEAAEKLFRTQSAITRSIRDLEHTLATPLFERHASGMLLTEMGKCVLPRARRAINELQHIPATLARLKQRDHHREEAEPIWLFNVRRLQVFLRLYRLHHTQSVANSLNISQPAVSAALKVLEKGAGLALFQRTPKGMMPSAAAREMAPFISRALNEIRHIPEDLAAATGIVHGTVHVGALPLCRSSLLPLAITKLVAAHPGIKVVTNESAFDALITELRAGDIDFILGALRQGEQVLDIHNQVLFAESLVLLVRPQHPLAGRRLTASDLAHVQWILPRDNTPSRHLLDAAFHKLGMTAPTPVVESGDLAIVRGLLLNSDMVAAVSSHQLEYELRAGILQPLELTLPDTRREIGLTLRQGALHAPAAEALLRYIVEVAAHAA; translated from the coding sequence ATGCAAGAAGATAATGATATTAAAATCATGCAACTACGTGCTTTTTGCATGATTGCAGAGCGCGGTACAGTTTCTGAGGCTGCGGAGAAATTATTTCGTACCCAGTCGGCGATCACCCGTTCCATTCGTGATCTTGAGCACACTTTGGCCACGCCGTTGTTTGAACGCCATGCCAGCGGTATGTTGCTGACCGAAATGGGAAAATGCGTGTTGCCGCGCGCCAGACGCGCGATCAACGAATTGCAGCACATACCGGCGACGCTGGCGCGCTTAAAGCAGCGCGATCACCACCGGGAAGAGGCCGAACCGATCTGGTTGTTTAACGTGCGACGGCTACAGGTTTTTCTCCGGCTGTATCGCCTGCACCACACGCAAAGCGTGGCGAACTCACTCAACATCAGCCAGCCTGCGGTGAGCGCCGCCCTTAAGGTGCTGGAAAAAGGGGCCGGACTGGCGCTGTTTCAACGCACGCCCAAAGGGATGATGCCTTCAGCGGCAGCCCGAGAGATGGCCCCGTTTATCAGCCGCGCCCTGAATGAGATCCGCCATATCCCGGAAGATCTCGCGGCGGCAACCGGCATCGTGCACGGCACCGTGCACGTTGGCGCGCTGCCGCTGTGTCGCAGCAGCCTGTTGCCGCTGGCGATAACCAAACTGGTGGCGGCACATCCGGGGATTAAAGTGGTGACCAATGAAAGTGCCTTCGACGCCTTAATTACCGAGCTGCGAGCCGGAGATATTGATTTCATCCTTGGGGCGTTGCGTCAGGGCGAGCAGGTGCTGGATATCCACAATCAGGTGTTGTTTGCCGAATCGCTGGTGTTGTTGGTACGGCCACAGCATCCCCTTGCCGGACGCAGATTGACAGCCAGCGATTTAGCGCACGTGCAGTGGATATTGCCGCGCGATAACACCCCTTCGCGTCATCTGCTGGATGCCGCCTTTCATAAGCTGGGGATGACGGCGCCCACCCCGGTTGTGGAGAGCGGCGATTTGGCGATTGTGCGTGGCCTGCTGCTGAATTCGGACATGGTTGCTGCGGTCTCCTCGCACCAACTGGAGTACGAACTGCGCGCGGGTATCCTGCAACCGCTGGAGCTGACCTTGCCGGACACCCGTCGTGAGATTGGCTTAACCCTGCGGCAGGGGGCGCTGCATGCACCCGCTGCCGAGGCTTTACTGCGCTACATTGTTGAGGTTGCAGCGCACGCCGCGTAG